The window attttatttttatcgtcaTTGCATTAATACTACTAATTATGAAgaccaaatttcataaataactttatatgcACGGAAAACGTTGTTCTGGATTtaaagttaaacaataaaatgaggTGTTTACATTTAATGAAGGTCTTGACTTTCTCCTGTAGTCCAACATGATACAGCAAAAACCGAAACCTTCAAACGAAATTACGTCATCGTTTAATCAGTATTCCGTCAAATGCACCAACTCTTGGACACATAATACGTTTACCGTACATGCTAAATTAGGACAAGGCCAGTACTTTTCGTAGCTTAAATAGTACTTAGTGCGTAAATGTATCAACCAATGAGTGAACGGAGCTTTGCATTCACCAAGAGAATGATTACGTCTGATAAGCCGGAAACTATTGaacaggttttcgttttgaaaGGTGTTACTTATATTACGTGCGAGTTACGAAATCTATTTGTATATGATAATTTTGACGCTATAAAGTTCCGTGATAACTAAAAATAGGCTAGTTTTATCGTTAcgcaaaataaatagtttatttttaggttaCGTTGAAACAACGGATATAAATTGGCTGAAATTGGTTTCTCGGGTCGTGAGAAATTGCGACTCGTTGTTACTAACTAGAGATTTGTAAATTTAAcggttgtatttttattaactcgAAAGCAAATACGCGTTTTGAGaaattatacctacatagtatgttattttatttaaataagattttctcTTTGACATTGCTTTAACTAACAAGATCCCACATAAACAGCGTGCTTAGGTAAATAAATCTGTATTATAATCATCAAAAAACAGACAtcgttaataaaaaatgcaatgtGCAATGAACAAGCAACACAAAACCTACTTATGGCACATCAAATGTCTCATTTCGCCGCACCGATGAGGAAGCATTAAGGTCGACTGTTTACCGAGGAATGCTACGAACGGAGAAATGTTCTGTCTAAACAGTTAGGCCTACTTTTTAAACCATGATGTTCTGAGCGTGACGATACAGAAACAAAGACGATTTGCCTAATGACGCATAGAGTAGCTATAAATGTAACACACGAAAACATCAACAATGTTAAGTCGGCCACTATTGGTTGCAATTTGTGCTGCAATTTCAAATGCAAATAAGACAATGTAAGTACTTATCATTACGAAGGACGTTAAAATAACTACACTatagtatttttacaatacaatgATTCATAGTTACATTTTTCTacgaatattatattgtaatagattttaaatagaaaacaaGAGTATTTTTAGAAGTTACCTGAGTTGAACATTGTTTCCCAAGTAAAAGCCATTTGTACAACGAAAGCGGGTATTGAAAGTTTTGTACCGACTACTAATACCGATGTTTTACTTCACAAAGTATTACATTGAAGTGACAAGTAAATACTACGTTTTATTTAGTGCGAGTACTcgtgttattttcttttactgaGAGAATAGCTTGAAACGACTACATAATGTAGGCCCTGAAGCTGTTTAATTCATTATCTGACTAACGGATTAACtagaatttattttgattaagtatACTGTTAAGTTACTTTttcaattgatatttaaaaaaacatttcttcaCATGAAACAATCGCAAGCATATACATCGTTGAACATCGTCTACGGCTCTCAGTTTAACCGACAATTACAAGCCAATTACTTTAGCAAGTGACTAACAATTACTTGGTCTAAAAACTCCTAAATTAAACATAAGATATGACATAACAATAAGGAAACCGAACATACCACCTGTTGTCTTTATAATGAATTCATACGTAATCGAAATATAGATCAATACAGTTCACTTTCATAGCAAATTAGTTCGTGATGTAAGTCGCGAATTAATGAATGCGTAAGAAGAAACAAATTGATCGTTTGATAAAATAACTTCCTACACTTTCTAAGTATAAAAGTGACTATAAAAATTCTAACGACACTTACGCCTAGTGTGCGTACGAAATAGCTGTACctctttacattttaattaaatgaaagttATGTTTCGTTTATCTTAAACTAgtgattatgtattttatataattaagtgtCTTTTGGTAACACTATTATCATATGCGGTTAATTTCTGTTTTTAACGTATACATACAACTGAGACGGGAATCTTTGCAGTCAGTACAATCGAGTGTtgggagtttgacatttaaaatgtactgcaaaattagttcgggcggcacccgctagaggcgtcgATGGgatttatatacattttcgataactagccggttatagatagtcgatagtggtagagaatctcGCTACAGGTATAGTCGAGTCTCTGCCAATCTTAATACTGTTTTCAGTTTGCATGTCTTTACAAACAGTTAAAATCTAATTGTGAAATAAGTAAACGTAACCTATTTCAACGGTCTGGTTTGTGCTGTACCGGAATCGATCTACACACACAATCAACTTGATTAAACCGTCAATTGATAGACTATTATAGGTTACTTGATGCAACGTCGAATGTCGATCGCTACCAATTACTTTGTTATTATACATTACGACACAAGTTTTACTGAAGACAGAACTCTAGCAGTATTGCATTAGTCTAATATTCCTGGAATTATTACCAACATTTAATACTACATATAAGGCATAGACACTAGtgattgttataaaacattactGCGTATTACAAAACATTACCGCGTATAGAtacttgataaaaataatcCTCTCTTCCAATTCTCTTGCAGTTATATTAAAGATACTTTTGAAGTATCAATCTGCTCCCAACACAAAACCAAAAATTACTCATAATCATTATTTCCATTTACGTGATTCGATTTCATATATTCACGTTTTAGATTCTGCGCATTTTTTCGTTACCAGCGAAAGGTATGCGCTGCATTGAACGTGACATTAAAACGAATGAGTTGCACATTTCGATGAAATTGCACGCCAATTACGTCATAGTAggtatactaaaatgtttacagtTTACAGAAAATTTCTAACAAGAAGTCTAACAATCTAACTGTGTTTCCAAGCAGTTGCTTTATGCAAGCTGGAAGtattttttctgatttataatACCACGACCCTAACCTTTGCAAGTCTGAATACTGAGAAGGATATCATAAAAACTCTGTCCTTTAGACAGCTTAATGACAGTAGCATTAGGTAACAAGATTAAGCTTAGTAGATTAGGGTAAACTAATATGGCTTCTCAAGGcttcaattcaaataaatattggaaTGTGGATCACATAAATCGCCTCCTACGAGGTCCTTGCTCCTTCTATGCAATATTTTGACAAACATTTCAAGGTTCCCGAGCTACAGTGACACTGAGaagtatatttagttttaaagagTTGATGGGAAAACAGTCACGCAATACTTCCAAGTGGGTTATACAAATACTTTATAACAATGATACTTGGTAAACGCGTGTAATTTGCTTCGGTCATGGACATGTTACCACGAGTAGTGGGAAACTGAAGAGGGTATATGTAGTGGAAAATTGGTCGTATTGTCAACCCACTTCCTCATAgagagtatatttttaaaggtaaCCAGTCGACATTGAAAGTCTTTACAAAGTAGcgaatatgtttatattaaatacaaaagtaatttaaaataagtgaCCGTATTGTCGTCGTATcggacaaaagaaaaatattgagcGTTTGTTGTAACAAAGTCGTGTGTTTGTATAAACTAACTTAGTTTTAAATTCTTCATTCGATAACAGTTACATTGTTTTCGTCTATTGTTGTAAGTAGCATACGTGCGTAATATTCAAAATGTTGTCACTTTCATAATAACATGTTTCGCTACGAGTTAATGAGCTAAAATATCTCGTCTATGAAATTAAAGTAAGTGAAAATAACTTTCTAAATTGTTTCAAAGAACAATCCATCGTTTTATGAACGAGACAAATAATGAGTTGTCTTTAcgtaataaaacttattttaattaacttttagtGGTTACTGTTTAAATAAATCGCGTTGTTGATTTTAAATACGCCATTGTTTTATTGTGGTACAAATTAAGATTATGGCCAATAcaaatttctaagaaaatctGAATAAAGCCGTTGCTATGTAGGCAATTCTCAAAAAtataaaggaatatttttttgcttgaaCAGTTTTCTCATGACCTTACGTACTAGTAACGCGAGCTTAATGTGATAAAGAGCCTCTAGAGTGGTTTCAACTTGAAACATTATATGAAACAAGAAACGTTTTTATTCACAGACTTAACAGTAACTAAATGCTTGGTTGACTTTCATGAGAATTTGTGTAACTTTCGTATTTAGTTTTATGAGTAATTCTAAATTTcagctattaaaatatttaatttcgcaCAAGGCAGTGTTATAACTCTCCGTTTGCACAACCTTCGTAATTGGCACTAACTAGATAGTCATAAACTAATAAAGAATAGAGCAACTTCCTTATAAACCTGGACTTTTCAAATGGAAATTCGACCTTTCTTAGAATcgatttatgtacaaaaaaaggAACATGATTTTTggagtaaaattaataaaagtgttataaacTCACCCTGAAGACTGGGTGCCGAGGCAGGCGCGGCGGGGGGAGGTTGTAACGGCGTGGGAGGAGGCCTGCGTCTCCTCGGGGCATGTAGCCCAGGAGCTGACGCAGCCCTCGTGGCTGTTCTGAACCCTGGAGCCCTGTACCGGGCCGACTTCACCGGACCAGCCGGCACTGTGTTCGTACCCGTGATCGAAGGCAACCGGGGTAAGGAGCCAGCCCGTTGTTCTTCTTCCgactgtaaatattaaatatcattgaagTTTTGGCGaacgacagacagacagaagtTATGATAGCGTGTTTGTGTTTTCGTGTGTATGTAAGGCTTTCCctgaactttttattttattgttactgtacCTCGTTCGATCTAGGTACagatgttaataatataattagagtGTGAGTAATATAAAAGACAGTCTAGGTTGTTATTTcataacaatcaatattttgGTTTTAACGAACTGTGCATTACCTCAACCAACTTTTTATACAATACTTAATACATATACCATACAATgttataatctatttataagCTCACAGTAATACacagttaaattataaatagaaataataagaaaatcttTAGCTGCACACAAAAATgtgtataattatttcatcCCTATGCGTTGATGTCGTTTGTTCCACAGTTAACTTTTCTCAAATCACACACAATATATTAAGAAATCTGTATATGTACAGTAATACAGGTTTGTGAGCaataaacaagtttattttaaggaaaattacCTGATTCGAATTCTGATATGTATGTTCAATGCATTTTAATCGGCAATTTTATTCGTATGAACATCTTTTTATAAAATCgagatataattttaaaatatattattacagacAGAAAGTATCGACGAATAGATAAAGATATAATAGagttatattcataaaaatatatgacgtacgttatgaaaggtttatataaagtgttttgtgtctagcactccttagcgaaatgaaagagaaaaaaaaaaatagtagtttttttactaaaataggtttagagtatgtttatgaataaaagggttaGAATATTAAAAGATTGTATACCACTGCACGTGGTATTACAATAATGCAAAGGTAAAGAAACCACAGGAATGTAGAAGGGATTCAATTACATACGCATATCTTTCTTGTATCGAGTCTCTTACATTGTGTGTATTGTCAACGtatatttaacactagctgacccgcgcaacttcgcttgcgtcacataagagagaatgcgtcataattttccccgtttttgtaacatttctcgttgctactccgctcctattggtcgtagcgtgatgatatatagcctatagtcttcctcaataaataggctatctaacactgaaataatttttcaaatcggatcagtagttcctgagattagcgcgttcaaacaaacaaacaaacaaacaaactcttcagctttatagtattagtatagatttcttatATAATTCTATATACCACAGGTTAtcatgttataatataatatatattatatgagcTTCTATTCGCGACTTGAACAGATTTGATGGGGTAAAAAGTATGATATCTTATGTGCTAATCTAAGTTAAATACATTATCTGTAGACAAGTTTTCATTGAAACGCTTTCAGTTGTTTTGGTATGTTTTAGTAACAAATATCGACAATTTTGCATTCTTAAGCCGAACTGTGTGTAACTTGGTTAATGTGTAGACTACCACTTTGATGCATCAAACGTACCGTCACTAGTGTCAGTTATTGTAACAAATCACAGTTAAAGTAGTgtcacaatttaaaatataattaatttccatCAAAGAACATCTTTAGATgcatttaaatagttttatactcATACCATCTGGCCAAATTAATAGGAAATGATAATACGGATCTTTGAAGACACACCCATGCCAGCTGTTAGCAATAAATATCATTAcgaactaatattttatacttcatAGTCGTTTTTGCAGCTTCGTTCTAGCTGACCTTAAAAACAGTGACCTGACAGAATGTTTAATGactatgatattaatattattcttaagaTAGTGCTTATGTTTATATGTTGAATTAGATAATTAGTCACACAAACAGTATTAATACAGGAACTACTAGTGTTAACTACCAAATAGTGTTTGTATAGCTGAGATTTATGGAATAAATGTGGCCTCCGACTAAAACAGACTgcgtccgtggcgcagtggtttaggtcaccaaataattgtttcgggtctggctgtgCTTGGTGTCCGTTGCttctatgtttataaaagtccccgcgacagaaaagcaattattagtgcgggagatgttattaaaaaaaggcAGATGTATTTAAACTATATGTGATATAATGAATATTTGTTGTGTGTGAGAATCTGACCTTTGAATAGAGGGTCAATTGAAGTTATGACAACCATAATCGTTGCATCATACGCCGACTTAGGTCATCACATGAGTATAacaatcaatttgtatttaaaacaataatgttaTGTGTTTGCGAAGAGTTCAACATGCATTATTACTTAACCCATTGGTTCGCTAGTATCAGTAGCTAAGTAATAATTCTTATTGAACGTCTAATGTACACAAAACACTAGTAAATATGTCGACAAGCCATCGTAAGTGCATCGATCTGTTACTATGAAAGTTGCTTACACTTATTTACTACACAAATTTTCCCCATTTAACTTCGAACATAAATCAAGATTATACGAACAAAACTGTTTACTTTACGTACTAAAGTAAATCTAATGTCGTAATTCGTTGTAAGGTGCACGCACTatcagttaaatatttatatttaccaaCACGCGTTATCTAAGATTGTGAGTCAGGGCTGTGTTTATGTTTTATCTCACAACGGTACATGACATTGACATTTTCgaaatattattgtgtacaGTTGTCCTAAATGAATATGTGTGAAGCAGCCTTGAATAGTTATCACTGTTTTGTGTACGACTGTAACAATTGACGTCTATAGGGGAATAACCTAGTTTTTTTAGATACTTACTTGTTTAGTACTACAGATAGGCAAGTGCAACAGATATAAGATACGTGTAATTTGCAGTTTTGATGAACAATTGGTCTTACCTCAGCGTCTGGTGCGGACGCACGCCGTCTTCCTCGCCATAATCTATCCTCACTGCCACCGATAGCTCCACAACTCCTCGAATGTGACTTCTGTGCGGCCAAGTCCGCGCCCGCCGGCGAGCGCCTCGACTCACAACCACCACCGCCCAATGTACCACGCGAATCAGCTGCTAATAGAGCCGATTCAAAACTACCACGCCACGAAAACCTCTCACAATCACTCGCGACACTACCCCTACTTGCCGTCGCTTCCAGTATATCATGAGATCGGCTGCGTGCCAGCGCCCCTGGCTCAGATGCACTATCTTCATCCGTACTCGGTGATGCGCCACCTGACACTTCATGCATTAACGCTACTAATCTTCCGCCTATGTGCCTCATAACTTTTCCGAACATTGGAGGTGAGCCCTCTCCGGCACGACCCAGCGTCTGTGCCAGCCTCCGATACGCTCCGACCGCGTCACGCTCCAGTGAGCCCGCGTCGTTATTGCCTCGATCGAACTCATCAATTATCTCGCGACAACTATCCGATATTTGTTTTCTTAGCGCCGATCTATTAGCTGCCGTACCTTCTAAATCAGAGCCCGCGTAATCAGATGAGTCGTATGAGTCACTCCACGTGTCCTCGCTTGATAAATATTCAACGATTTCGCGCACTTCTTCGTCTCGTATTCCCGGAACTGTTTTCATTAATCTCGTCAGTTCACTTTCAAAGTATAATAGTTGAGGTGGTTTCGGAGGGCGGGAGCTTTCCGAGTTTGATGACGCGGATGCTGGGGTGGATGTTCGTACATTCGTCGTGTGTAccatttgtttgaaaaattggCGCATTTTAGTCATCATTAGATTTGTCTCCTCGTCAGATGACCAATTGTTAAAACTATCCTTACGAACTAGGGGGCTTTGAGGCGGGCGAGACGATGGGGGACCTTCTACGCGTTCCTCTATATCGGGACGGATTTCTTCAATAATTTCTTCTAATTCTATTTTAGGTTCATGAGATCTAGCAAACTCAGAACTAGAATCTCCATTTCTTAGTAGGTCATCGCAACTTCCAACGAAACCACTATCTCTACTAGTTTGTTTCTTAGATTCAGATAGTTCAGATCCAAGCGGTGGGAATTCGGGTCGGGGTGATAATCTGCCATCTTCACCCTCCGAAACAGATCTAGTGTCATCACGTGTTTCCTCCGTAAACTCAGCTGATTGTCGGCGCTCGTCTGCGGGCGAACCAcgtggttttttgttttgttttttcctcTTAGATTCACCCTGCATATCGAGCCTTTCTGAAGAGTCATGCCTGTCCTCGGTTTCTGTACTAGAGCCGTCTGAAACTTCGGGATTGTCTTGTGATGGTTCTTCCCCCGTTAATAAATTATCTAGCGAAGAGGAGTGCGACCGGGGTGTACCACGGGCACGAACTAACCGTTTTCTACGCTGTTCCGGGCTCTGTCTTCCTTCACTATCACTTCCGACGCTTCCGGAACCGTCTGAATCACGTCTCTCTTGGTTGAATCCCATGAACCCcgaaagaaaatacttttccaACCGTGATGACACAAGCTCGTCACTATCACCACTTCTCTTAGGTTGCTCACTATCCACGATAGATTCACCACCCTCACTACACACGCTTGACGTTTCCGACACTGCATCCTCATCGTCGCGAACATTTCGCCCGTCACCTAATCcgaagaaaaagtatttttctaacTCCGTCGCCGATATAGGTCTtggttttttaattgtttgttccGTTTCGCTTTCTTCGCAACTTTCTTCGACTATGGTGTGTAAAGTGAAGTCTATGGAACGCCGACAGTAAGCGAACTCTTCTCCCCTGATAGGCAGCGAGGCTTCATCCCCCGAATCGGTGTCAGAAGGTGAGGTGGCCTCGTCCTCGTTGTGGCTGACGTCCTCGACCCACGAATCGTCATCTGCGAGCCCCTCCTCGAGGCACACGACCGCCGAGAGAGTGTCGGCATTGCTAACAACAGTCACTCCGCCCGAAGGCTGCGGAGTTTCGTCGTCGGATATTCGTTCGTCAATTTCGTCTTGGGGCACGTCCGGGTTTGGTTCCGATTCACTTTGTGAATTGGTGTGGTGCACTACGACGTCACGCATGAGCCGCGTCGTGTCTGACGTGACAACGGAGACGCGGTCGTGCGTTATCATAACGCGGCTAGTAAAGCGCGCGGAACCGTCCGCACGGGCCGTACGCGAGCGGCAAACTGTTGTCGCGGCAGGTGCGCACGCGCCCCCCTCCGCGTCCGAGCAAACCGGCCTGACACTGTGCATTTTCTCCTCCTCTTGGTCCTCCATTAATTCTTTCTTGAATAGTTCACTGAGTGTGCGTTCAATACCTTTGAACAGGTCTATTTTTTCTGCGGGCGATGAACTTGTGTTATCGTGGCAGGGCTCGGGTGAAGGTGCTAATTTCGTTAATGAATCCGGCGGAATTTCTAAGGAACTTAATTCTTTATTGTTCTCGTTAGTTAATTCTACCGAGAACTTTACTTTCATATCACTGTCATTATTAAAAGAGTCCGCCAACGAGTCGAAGTCGGTATTTTCAGACGATATGCTTTGATATCGATTAACGTCACTATCTGCGTGGTGTTTCTTATCTAAATCATTACTACTACTCGAGCTACAACTTGCATtaaaactgttatatttttcaCATGTTTCACTTTGAAGCATATTTTCATCGCAAAATTTGAAGAAGTTTGACTTTTTAATACCTCCGTCATTGCTGTCTTCGTCACTATTATTTTCATATGGAATAACAGAGTACTCTTCTGTAAAATTTACTGAATCCAGAAGTACTATACTCGAATTATCACGCGAGCGGGAGGCACTTTCATTAGGCTCGGCACTGACGTTCACTTCATTTTCCCTAGGCACTTCAACTGCAATTATTTCAAGGCTGTCGGATTTCTTGTCATAGGAGTCGTCACAGTCGATTCCACTGCTGTCAGCGTTATCTTCCAAGTCTGAAGACGAATCGGCTGGGTTGACAACAAACACACGCGAAAATCTGCCGCCGCCGCCCCCTCCGGAGTCGTCGGAGTCCTCGTCAGACGTCGCTGGTTCCTCGGGGGCGCCACTTGTGAGATCATAGCTCCTTCTTGCTACTCCTTGTTCAGAGTCACTCGACTCAGCGGACTCATTTGACGATGGAAAGGCTTTCTCCGCATCCAAATGATCCGGCATTGCATTTGCCTGGTCGGACGATAACGACGATAATGAATCCTCCTCGGCAATCACCTTGATTCCAACTGACGTTTCGTTTTCAACTGGCCGCTCAATATTCTTATCATTGTTATCGTTATCATGGGGCTCAGGCGCTTGTGACGATTCGGATTGTATCGCCTTATCAGTCCTTTCTACAGTGGTCATCTCGAGTTTATTTGTTTGCGGTGATgcggcggcggaggcggtgGCGGTCGCGGCGGCGGTGACGGCGACGGCTGCGGCCGTGGTGAGCCGAGCGAGGGCTGCGGCATCTAGAGGCGGGAAGCCGGGGTACGTGTTCCAGTGTGGCGCTGGTGGGGTTTGCGTTGGGAACGCTAGAAGGGCCGGCCAGAGAGCAGCGGGTACAGGCACTGGTACTGGTACTGGGACCGCGACTATACGGGGCTCGGCGCCGCAGGAGCAAGGTCGCGGGCAAGCCTGAGGCGCGTGCTTGGTGGGTGGAGGTACAGGTGGCGCCGCCGACGCGCCCGGTTCAAAGTAGTCCCAGTCGCAGTCgtcgggcgcgggcggcgcggccgAGGAGGCCGTGGACGATGAGTCTTCCGTGTCTTCGCGACACGAAGAATCGGAGCTGAGAAATACGAGGCGGTAGTCTTCGGGACGCATGCGACCGGCCTCCGGTTCGCTCGCCTCGCCGGGTTCGCAGTTGACGCCCcactctgaaataaaaaatgccgGGTGAATAACTTGTAATAACATTACACAGTTGTTACGTAACTTATTTAGGTCAAAGATCTTAAAGATCCCATGTAAGTAAGTGGAAGGGCAACTCTCATTTCGCTTGTCCAGAAAAGATCGCTAGTCgtaataaaacaagtttaaCAGGTAACCTAAAACCTGTTCTAAAACTTGTATAGAATACATACGCTAACCCGTTGGACAAGTGAGTATTTTATTATgcacgttttatttattcaagatgTGAAACAATAACAACGCCTTCAGGTTTTTTCGAGCAACAAGTCATCGCACGGTAATACGACGCGCTCGGTAGAGTAGGCGCTTGCGATTGCAACTGGCTGTTGactgtttttatatttactcaCTAAGATTTGTGTCAGGCCAAAACCAACCttatacttaaaatactataaaaagcGTAAGTATACCTTAAAACCCaatttaattgtgtataaaATGCTAATTTGGGTGGATATTTTCTAAAACGTGTCGTTAAAACTACCtaaggttaaaaaataataaattttgaatctagaatataaaatatcggCCCCGCATTAAAAGAgcttaaaatactaaattaaatagaGCAAAACGACTTAATAACACCGGCTCCA of the Anticarsia gemmatalis isolate Benzon Research Colony breed Stoneville strain chromosome 6, ilAntGemm2 primary, whole genome shotgun sequence genome contains:
- the btsz gene encoding bitesize isoform X3, translated to MQTARESSRQKRCNKRRNSRKKSLSPSDLKCTRGDVKTDNKLNGKRSLSEGSVKVKHRKSNIRRTLTHPFTCSDDIRDVSMIGVFNCDVKVDPPPESDESNLPPTSSDRDTEDDGRLSRPAPQRSRWDSGSEMDSLVSTVVRRASARRRRTPANPEWGVNCEPGEASEPEAGRMRPEDYRLVFLSSDSSCREDTEDSSSTASSAAPPAPDDCDWDYFEPGASAAPPVPPPTKHAPQACPRPCSCGAEPRIVAVPVPVPVPVPAALWPALLAFPTQTPPAPHWNTYPGFPPLDAAALARLTTAAAVAVTAAATATASAAASPQTNKLEMTTVERTDKAIQSESSQAPEPHDNDNNDKNIERPVENETSVGIKVIAEEDSLSSLSSDQANAMPDHLDAEKAFPSSNESAESSDSEQGVARRSYDLTSGAPEEPATSDEDSDDSGGGGGGRFSRVFVVNPADSSSDLEDNADSSGIDCDDSYDKKSDSLEIIAVEVPRENEVNVSAEPNESASRSRDNSSIVLLDSVNFTEEYSVIPYENNSDEDSNDGGIKKSNFFKFCDENMLQSETCEKYNSFNASCSSSSSNDLDKKHHADSDVNRYQSISSENTDFDSLADSFNNDSDMKVKFSVELTNENNKELSSLEIPPDSLTKLAPSPEPCHDNTSSSPAEKIDLFKGIERTLSELFKKELMEDQEEEKMHSVRPVCSDAEGGACAPAATTVCRSRTARADGSARFTSRVMITHDRVSVVTSDTTRLMRDVVVHHTNSQSESEPNPDVPQDEIDERISDDETPQPSGGVTVVSNADTLSAVVCLEEGLADDDSWVEDVSHNEDEATSPSDTDSGDEASLPIRGEEFAYCRRSIDFTLHTIVEESCEESETEQTIKKPRPISATELEKYFFFGLGDGRNVRDDEDAVSETSSVCSEGGESIVDSEQPKRSGDSDELVSSRLEKYFLSGFMGFNQERRDSDGSGSVGSDSEGRQSPEQRRKRLVRARGTPRSHSSSLDNLLTGEEPSQDNPEVSDGSSTETEDRHDSSERLDMQGESKRKKQNKKPRGSPADERRQSAEFTEETRDDTRSVSEGEDGRLSPRPEFPPLGSELSESKKQTSRDSGFVGSCDDLLRNGDSSSEFARSHEPKIELEEIIEEIRPDIEERVEGPPSSRPPQSPLVRKDSFNNWSSDEETNLMMTKMRQFFKQMVHTTNVRTSTPASASSNSESSRPPKPPQLLYFESELTRLMKTVPGIRDEEVREIVEYLSSEDTWSDSYDSSDYAGSDLEGTAANRSALRKQISDSCREIIDEFDRGNNDAGSLERDAVGAYRRLAQTLGRAGEGSPPMFGKVMRHIGGRLVALMHEVSGGASPSTDEDSASEPGALARSRSHDILEATASRGSVASDCERFSWRGSFESALLAADSRGTLGGGGCESRRSPAGADLAAQKSHSRSCGAIGGSEDRLWRGRRRASAPDAESEEEQRAGSLPRLPSITGTNTVPAGPVKSARYRAPGFRTATRAASAPGLHAPRRRRPPPTPLQPPPAAPASAPSLQDEVYLSDAASPNHATLPRRSNSPLPHERDLLDRDRYSLNRSGLQARSESMASVYSGAGEGTRANVTVRGEVQISLLYNYRLGALEVGVKRCRELAPVDVKRNRSDPYVKVYLLPDKSKAGKRKTKVKKNTLNPVFEETLSFVQPLASLSARTLWLSVWHADMFGRNDFLGEVTLPLADVVFDDPAPMWYKLHERTEQFDEQQGSRGDLIVALKLDLHEGARGKGTLHVLVKEAKNLVATKPNGLADVFCKSYLLPERGRLAKQKTAVCRRTLNPKWEHTFTYRGLTLQELSARALELSLWDRDRLASNDFMGAIRLSLGTGTYMGAPVNWMDSVGKEVSLWQMMMQRPNFWVEGSFPLRPHLNN